The genomic interval AGCGACGAGCACGTCGGCGATCGGGCCGCCCTGCTCGACGCGCTCACGGTGGCGCCACACCACCCCGAGCTCGCGCGCCGACTCGTCGAGGTCGACGCGCTCGCCGATCACGCCGAGGCGGCCCTCGCGACGCTGCGGGAGGCCGAAAAGGGCGCTCCCTTGAGGATGGGAGACGTCCCCGCGCGTTTGCTGGAGCGGGCAGGAGATCGAGCCGGGGCCTTCGCGCGCGCCGTGCGGGACGCCGACCGTGAGCCCTCGGCGATCCTGAGAGCGACGCTCCGAGAGCTCGCCGCGCGACTCGCGGGGGACCCCTGGGCGGCACTTCGCGAGCTCGACGAAGCGACCCAAGACGCTCGAGCGTACGGGTTCGCGCACCGCGCCGCGCTCGCCCAGGCGATCACCGTCGGCAGGCTCGACGAAGCGCGGGCACACGCTGGCATGCTCGAAGCGCTCGCGGAGACCCACGAAGAGAAGAGCGCCTGCCTTCGCGAGATCGGGGAGCTCTACCTCGCGCTCGGTCAGCCGACCCAAGGCATCGAGCCGCTCGAGCGGGCCGTTCGCTACACGCCGGACGACCCGAGCTCCCTCGGGGGCCTGGGGCTCGCGCTCGTGCGCGTCGGAAAGGCGAGCCGCGGCGCGATGTTGCTCGAGAGAGCGGCGGCGCTTTCGACCTCGACCGAGGACCGCGCGCGAGCGACCCTCGCGCTCGCCCGATGTCTTGCGGATCCTCTCGGGGACCTTCCCGCGGCGGCTGCGCGCGCGCGCGACGTCGAGGCGGGCACGACGGCCGCACCCGAGGCGAGGCTCCTCGAGGGCCGTGTGAGGGCGCTCGCTTCCGACCTGGAGGGCGCGCGGCTCGCGTTCGCCCGCTTGCGGGAGGAGGTGCGCACGATCGAACACGTCCCGCTCCTCGTCGCCGCGGCAGCGCTCGAGCGCGACCGGCTCGGCGATCGAGGCGGGGCGCTGCGCACCGTGCGGCGGGGTCTCGCGATCTCGCCGATGGACCCGGCGCTGCTCGAGCTCGAGAGGTCACTCGCCCCTCGACCCGAAACGGCGGGGCCCGCTCGGGACACGCCCGGGCTCGTCGAGGTCGCCTCTGCCCCCGAGGTCGCCTCTGCCCCCGAGATCGCTCACGCCGTGGTCGACGCCCCGCCGCCGTCCCTCGAAGGCCTCGACGAGGCCGAGCTCTCCGAGCGCGTCGAGGTGCTGACGGCGCTCCTCCGCGCCGATCCGACGCGGGACGACGTGGTCGACGAGCTCGTCTCCGCCCTCACGCTGCTCGGGCGAGGCCTCGAGCTGCTCGCGTTGCTCTCGGCGCGCCTCGAGGATGCGCCCCCGGACCGACGCGACGCGCTCGCCGTTCATCAACGCGCCGTGCTCGCCCGCCTCGAGGCCGACGCTCGCGACGCGGGACGGAACGAGGAGGCGAGCCTCTACGCGATGTCGCGTGAGGCTCTCGACTACGGCTCCCGTTGAGGGCGGATGCGGCTGCGACGCACCTCGCCCGGCTCAGGGCGCTTTGGTGACCGCGGCGAGGACGTGATCGACCTCGCGAAAGGCCTCGTCGACGGCGCCCGCGGGTAGCCCACACGCCGACGCGATCCGCTCGATCGTTCGACGCTCCTCCGCGCTCACGTCGTCCGACGACCTCGCCATGACCACGGCCACCCGCAGGGCTTCTTCGGCGTGCGCGGGCCTTCGAAAGGACCGCGCCGCCTCGCGAATTCGGGTGTCCTCGCCGTCTTCTTCGAGCTGAGCCTCGAGGTCCCCGAGGAGGGACGCGATCTGGCCCCGCGAAACGGCGCCGTCGCACGCGACGACGACGAGGCGCTCGAAGGCGGCGCGCTCGCGCTCGTCGAACACACCATCGGCGTGCGCGACGAGAAAGGCGCACTCGACGAGCCCTTCGAAGAGCGCGACGGCCGCCGGGTCGAAGCCGGTGGGCACCGTGGCGTCGGGGTCGTGGCGCGCACCGAACGCCGCTCCTGCGAGCGCGAGGATCGAGGCCGACTGCCTGCCGGCTTCCGCGTCGGACGTTCCGACGAGCCGGGCGAGGAAGGGGATGCGCTCTTCGGAAAGTGTCATGGGCTCCTCGAAGGCTATTTCGGAAGTGGGCCGAGCAAAAGCTCGAACTGCCCCGACGTGTCGGAGAGGGCCTGACCGACTTCGACGTAGCCGACATCGGCCGAGACGAAGGCGAACGCACGCACGACCGCTCGAACGATGGGCTGACCGCCCAGCGCCTTCATCGTCCACGCGACCCGCGTGGGCGCGCCGACGACGAAGTCCTCGATCGTGGTCGCGTCGGGGCCCACGGGGCGACGTGGCGCGACGAACCGAGGGAAGCCGGAGCCAGGCTCGGGGACGATGGTCACGTCGTACTCCCCCTCGTCGAGGGACACCGTGAACGATCCGTCGGAAGCGGTGCGCGTGCGAGCGGCGCGGGGGCTCTCCCATGGAGCGGGAGAGACGCGAAGGTTGCGGGTGGACGGCCCCCACATCACCTCGGCCGCCGCCATCGGACGCCCATCGGCGAGTCGCACCTTTCCAGACACCGTCCCCCGTGGACGGACGCGCAAGACGACGTCTTCGCGGGGGCGCGCGACGACGACGCTGAGGCGAGTCTTCCCGAGGGCCCGCGCCCCGTCCTCGGGCTCGACGAAGGCCTCGTAGGTCCCGCGTGGGAGCACCGTCGCGAATCGACCGAGCGCATCCGTCCGAAGAGAGGTGCGATAGACGAGCTGCGGAGAGAAACCGAACGGGCGGACCTCGATCCCCGAGCTCACGAACGTGACGTTCGCCGCCGTAGCGTCCGCACCCTCGACTCGACCGAGGACGATCGACGGCTCCGGGACCTCGGGATACTCGAGACGGAACCCTGCACCGGCGAGGATGCGATCCACGAGCGATGGGACGCCGACCCAGCGCTCGTCGGGCGACACGACGATGTCGATCCCGTCACGGAGCGCACCATCAGGACCGTTCTCCCCCACCGTGTCGAGGCGAACGGCCGCCTCGGTGCCTCCAAGAGCCCGCAGCGACGAGAGGCGCCGCTCGGTGCGACGGTCGCGGAGGTGGACGAAGAATCCGTCGAGCCCCGCGCTCCTCTTCACCTGCGCCGTGTGCGCCTCTCCCGTCGGGTCGTCCAGGGTGTTCGGAGCGGCGCCTACGACGAACCGGTCGCCGAAGTACGGAATGATGCCCTCACGGCTGCCCTCCGTAACGACACGCACGTCGGTCGAGAGGGGCGGAAAGGCGGCGTCGAAGGGGCTCGTCGGGGCGGCGACCCTTCGGTAGGCCCCGGCCGGAGCAAAGGCCAAAAACCGGATCACCGACCCTGTCGCCTCCGGTCCGAGCACGTCGGCGAAGATCGCGGACGACGGCAGACCGACCGAGCTTGCTTCGCGCCGGACACCGTCGTCGAGCACGATCTCGGGGTAGTACGTCACGCGGGCGGGCAGCACATCGACCCCCGAGAGCGGGAACCCGACGAGCGGAGGCACGGTCGGCGAAACCCTGTACTCGCCGGACACCTCGACGATCGGTGGCAGCGTGAAGCACGTCGGCGAGAGGCACGTCAGGCCGTCGCCGCGCAGGTCTTGGCTGCGGAGCAGGAAGGTCCGCCCCGGCGCGAAGAACGAGCCGTCGGGAACCGAAATCGAGAGCACGTACGGGTACTCCGGCTTCCCCGCGACCTCGCACCGGGCGCTGCTCGTGCAGGTCGGTCGCGCGCCCTCCTGATCGTAGAGCTCGCACGCCGACACGTCGCAGGCGTTCTTCGGAGCGCCCGAGCCAGCCTGACCGACGATGGGCCCACACGCGAGCACGGCGGCTCCTCCGGTCGCGAGCAACGCGGCCAAAGCGCGTCTCACGAGCCTCCCTCGGCATCGCTCGCGTCGGGCAGCCTCGCGTCGGGCACCCCCGCGTCCGCGACGGGGCATCCTCGGAGATCGCCGCCCGGACTGTAGATCCACGTCACCGCGTCGCCGCCGGGCGGATCGATGGGGGTGTGGGCGTTCTTGCCACCGCCCAACCCTTTCACCTGAAACTGCTGCGCGACGATGAACTCGATGACGTGACACCGCGACAGGTCCGCCGGCGGGCGCGTCTGGACCTCGAGCACACGAGTCCGATCGGCGCTGACCGCCGGGAGGTCGTCCGCGAACGAGTCGAGCCCTTCACCCGTGATGGGGTTGTAGTCGATATAGAGCCGCCACGAGAGGGCAACCCCAGGGTCGACGAGCTCGACCGGAACGACGAACTTGTCGGGGAAAACGCCCAGAACCGCGCTCGGTTGGGGGACGGTGGAGCTGCGGACGATCACCGGACGAAACGCGGGGAGCTCCGGCAGATCGGAGACCGGCTCGGCGATGATGCACGCAAAAAGGGAGGCCGAAGCGACACCGGCGAGCACGGCCACTCCCCGCCGAGCGAGCGCCGTCCTCGCCACTAGAGCCTCGCCCCCGGCCGCCCCGTGCGCGCGGGCACGGCGAACCGCGCATCGGCCATCGTCGGTGACATGGCGAGCCGGTAGAGGTCCGTGAGGCTCGCGAGGCGGTTCACCGCTTCGACGAACGGCGCCGGTTGCTCGACGATCCGCGGGTCCATGCCCGAGTCGGCGAGCACCGCGCGCGCCGCCTCCCGGAAATCTCCCGACACGAAGAGGCCCACGCGGTACGTCGCGAGCCGCGCCTCGGCGAGCGCCGCGTCGAGCTGGGAGAGGTCGGCCGCTCCGAGCAGCTCCGAGAGCCTGCGCTGCGCCCGCGCGGGGAGCGTCTGCCACAGAGCCTCGCCCAGCATGGCCGCGGGGCGGTCCAGGTCCCGCGCTGCCTCGGGAGGCCCGAAGGCGCCCAGCATCGCGCGGAAAACGGTGCGCAGCTCGGAGGCCTCGTGGCCGAGGAGCACGACGTACTGCGGGAGCGACGCGGCGAGAGCGCACCCGACCGCGAACGCGAGCTCCCCGGCCGCGCACGTGGGCCTCGCGAGCACGAGACCTTGAGGTGGCGTGCCGAGCACGGCGCGGGCGCCCGAGACGGCGCGAGCCTCGTCGATCCGACGAAGGAGACGCGGCGCGCCGAGGCCGAGCAACCGAGCCGAGGCCTCGACGAGCCCGCTCTCGAGCGCGTCTCCCCCGACCACGATGCGCGACGCTCCCTCGAGCGGCGGAGCACCTCGCGTCAGCGTGCTCGCCGAATATTCCCAAACGATTCCGAACGCTTCCACGACAGGATGGCGCCCCGGCCGGGTGAGGAGGGCGAGCACGCCGGGCTGTTCGATTTGATTCGCGAGGGGCGGAGGCTCCGCGCCCGAGGCCCCGAGCATCGCCGCCGAGAGGTGCTCGAGCGCACGAACGTACGAAGCGTTGTTGTCGGCGGCGGCCGCGCGGGCGAGCAGGTCGAGACGGCCCGTATCCCCGGGCGCGAGCTCCGCCGCGAGCCTGCGTGCCCGGATCGCGACGTCGGGTCTCCCTTTCGCGAAGACCTCGGCGATTCGCTCGGCGCGAAGGATCGATCCGGACGCCTCCGCCCCCGCGAGCTCGGCATCGACGTCGATCTCGGACGGGGCGACGGGGGCCACGCCATCGGTCGAAGCCCTCCCCGGCTCGACCGGCGGCGGCGGCGCGGAGGGGAAAGGATCGCGCGCCGTGTAGGCGCCCTCGG from Myxococcales bacterium carries:
- a CDS encoding tellurite resistance TerB family protein, coding for MTLSEERIPFLARLVGTSDAEAGRQSASILALAGAAFGARHDPDATVPTGFDPAAVALFEGLVECAFLVAHADGVFDERERAAFERLVVVACDGAVSRGQIASLLGDLEAQLEEDGEDTRIREAARSFRRPAHAEEALRVAVVMARSSDDVSAEERRTIERIASACGLPAGAVDEAFREVDHVLAAVTKAP
- a CDS encoding carboxypeptidase regulatory-like domain-containing protein, with amino-acid sequence MRRALAALLATGGAAVLACGPIVGQAGSGAPKNACDVSACELYDQEGARPTCTSSARCEVAGKPEYPYVLSISVPDGSFFAPGRTFLLRSQDLRGDGLTCLSPTCFTLPPIVEVSGEYRVSPTVPPLVGFPLSGVDVLPARVTYYPEIVLDDGVRREASSVGLPSSAIFADVLGPEATGSVIRFLAFAPAGAYRRVAAPTSPFDAAFPPLSTDVRVVTEGSREGIIPYFGDRFVVGAAPNTLDDPTGEAHTAQVKRSAGLDGFFVHLRDRRTERRLSSLRALGGTEAAVRLDTVGENGPDGALRDGIDIVVSPDERWVGVPSLVDRILAGAGFRLEYPEVPEPSIVLGRVEGADATAANVTFVSSGIEVRPFGFSPQLVYRTSLRTDALGRFATVLPRGTYEAFVEPEDGARALGKTRLSVVVARPREDVVLRVRPRGTVSGKVRLADGRPMAAAEVMWGPSTRNLRVSPAPWESPRAARTRTASDGSFTVSLDEGEYDVTIVPEPGSGFPRFVAPRRPVGPDATTIEDFVVGAPTRVAWTMKALGGQPIVRAVVRAFAFVSADVGYVEVGQALSDTSGQFELLLGPLPK